Proteins encoded together in one Chitinophaga sp. LS1 window:
- a CDS encoding Fic family protein, whose amino-acid sequence MAKVSYTQILQELQQIRKTLEKFGDGASLEMIKNALDIGIELRTLHRRLDKLIDDGIIATSGKTKARLYHLVSTPPVEKQKGGGDNSTIPLSEGGKEIQEIISKPTNTRYPVGYQRDFLLSYRPNIDSYLSEDDKRKLATLGKTARLHQPAGTYAKEILQRLLIDLSWNSSRLEGNTYSLLDTQQLISLGKFADEKSAAEAQMILNHKDAIEFIVQTTEDIGYNRYTIKNLHALLSNNLLPDPGARGRLRTFGVGIGNSVFTPLAIPQGIEEMFEIILEKAREINDPFEQSFFVMVHLPYLQPFDDVNKRVSRLAANLSLNRYNLAPLAFVDVPNDIYIMGTLGVYELNHIELLKDVYMWAYERSALRYASLRQSLGEPDPFRIRYRNDIRSLITEIVANAIPPGEAGKLIARRAAALPQVDQERFIETVDTELLSLHEGNFATYYVRPAEFKNWEAVWKKS is encoded by the coding sequence ATGGCAAAGGTCAGTTATACTCAAATTCTTCAGGAATTACAACAGATTAGAAAAACGCTGGAAAAGTTTGGGGATGGAGCAAGTCTTGAGATGATAAAGAATGCGCTGGATATTGGAATAGAGCTCCGAACTTTACATAGGCGTTTGGATAAATTAATTGATGACGGCATTATTGCTACTTCAGGTAAAACTAAAGCCAGACTTTACCATTTAGTTTCCACTCCACCTGTTGAGAAGCAAAAAGGTGGAGGAGACAATAGTACCATCCCATTATCAGAAGGAGGTAAAGAAATACAGGAGATTATTTCCAAACCGACCAATACTCGCTATCCTGTGGGATATCAACGTGATTTTTTACTTTCATACCGACCTAACATTGATAGTTATCTTAGTGAGGATGACAAACGTAAACTTGCTACATTAGGAAAGACGGCAAGATTACATCAACCAGCAGGCACATATGCTAAAGAGATTCTGCAACGCCTGTTGATCGATTTATCCTGGAACTCCAGCCGCCTGGAGGGAAATACATATAGTCTGTTAGATACACAACAACTGATCTCTCTTGGAAAGTTTGCTGACGAAAAATCAGCTGCAGAAGCTCAAATGATACTCAATCACAAGGATGCAATTGAGTTTATAGTCCAGACGACTGAGGATATAGGATACAACCGCTATACAATAAAGAATCTGCATGCTTTGCTGTCTAATAACTTATTGCCGGATCCTGGAGCAAGAGGGCGATTGCGGACATTTGGCGTAGGTATCGGCAATTCAGTGTTTACACCGCTGGCGATTCCACAAGGGATTGAAGAAATGTTTGAAATCATACTTGAAAAGGCAAGGGAAATTAATGATCCTTTTGAACAGTCGTTTTTTGTAATGGTACATTTGCCTTACCTCCAGCCTTTTGATGATGTAAATAAACGGGTTTCCCGTCTTGCGGCGAATTTATCATTAAACAGATATAACCTGGCTCCGTTGGCATTTGTTGATGTGCCTAACGATATTTACATAATGGGAACATTGGGGGTCTATGAACTCAATCACATTGAACTTTTAAAGGATGTTTATATGTGGGCATATGAACGGTCCGCACTTCGCTATGCATCTTTACGCCAGTCATTAGGAGAACCGGATCCCTTCAGAATCAGATATAGAAATGATATTCGTAGCCTTATTACTGAAATAGTTGCTAACGCCATACCTCCGGGAGAAGCTGGGAAATTGATTGCCAGGAGGGCAGCAGCTCTACCCCAGGTAGATCAGGAGAGATTTATTGAAACTGTTGACACAGAATTGTTGTCCCTTCATGAGGGTAATTTTGCAACTTATTATGTTCGACCGGCAGAATTTAAAAATTGGGAAGCGGTCTGGAAAAAATCTTAG
- a CDS encoding DUF2231 domain-containing protein: MISPTHLHAMVVHFPIALLIVGFLFEVIGFFYKKVFFRQSAFYLLILGTLGTVVSYLAGNAAGEGLEEGPLNKAMELHEQAATIALWLTIITSAVYLCIHFFKYYKSWARIISVILFACVIAAISRTGYLGGELVYKHGAGVELALPDFSNPDAK, translated from the coding sequence ATGATCTCCCCAACACATCTCCATGCAATGGTAGTCCACTTTCCCATTGCTTTATTAATAGTAGGATTTTTATTTGAAGTGATTGGTTTTTTTTATAAAAAAGTATTCTTTCGGCAATCTGCTTTTTACCTTCTGATATTAGGGACGCTTGGTACTGTGGTTTCTTATCTTGCAGGCAATGCCGCTGGAGAAGGACTGGAAGAAGGACCATTAAACAAAGCAATGGAACTACATGAACAGGCAGCGACAATTGCTTTATGGCTAACTATTATCACCTCTGCAGTTTACTTGTGCATTCATTTTTTTAAATACTATAAAAGTTGGGCAAGAATTATAAGTGTTATTCTATTCGCCTGTGTAATTGCCGCTATTTCCAGAACAGGATATTTGGGGGGGGAATTGGTATATAAACATGGAGCTGGAGTAGAACTTGCCTTACCAGATTTTTCAAATCCTGATGCGAAATAA
- a CDS encoding response regulator transcription factor: MRIFLAEDEIAIAGFLKEGLEEEGFSVDVANSGRVALEMVIANLNEYDIILLDWMMPGVSGIEICRSIRKENKVVPVIFLTAKDTVDDTVFGLEAGANDYLKKPFAFEELLARIRVLLRNKTGEQNVFETADLVLNTDAHLVTKNGKPIELTQKEFALLEYLLRNKGKVCRRSRIIEKIWDIHFDKDTSVIDVFINALRKKIDTKDKESFIQTIRGVGYRINDN; encoded by the coding sequence ATGAGAATATTTTTGGCAGAAGACGAAATAGCTATTGCTGGCTTTTTAAAGGAAGGATTGGAGGAGGAAGGGTTTTCCGTAGATGTTGCCAATAGTGGCAGAGTAGCTCTTGAAATGGTAATAGCTAATTTGAATGAATATGATATCATTTTATTAGACTGGATGATGCCAGGTGTTAGTGGAATAGAAATTTGTAGGAGTATCCGTAAAGAAAACAAAGTTGTCCCAGTCATTTTTTTAACTGCAAAAGATACCGTAGATGATACGGTATTTGGCTTGGAAGCCGGTGCCAATGATTATTTAAAAAAGCCTTTTGCTTTTGAAGAATTATTGGCCCGTATCAGGGTGCTGCTTCGGAACAAAACAGGGGAACAGAATGTTTTTGAAACTGCAGACCTTGTATTGAATACAGATGCCCACCTGGTTACCAAAAATGGTAAGCCCATTGAGCTCACTCAAAAAGAATTTGCATTATTAGAATATCTGCTTCGTAATAAAGGTAAGGTTTGTAGACGGTCAAGAATTATTGAAAAAATTTGGGATATACATTTTGATAAAGATACTTCGGTAATAGACGTTTTTATCAATGCCCTGCGAAAGAAAATAGATACAAAAGACAAAGAATCATTCATTCAAACCATAAGAGGTGTTGGTTACCGTATAAATGATAATTAA
- a CDS encoding sensor histidine kinase codes for MKLSFKKRIALFNTLAVAITTAIVFVIIYAVVYLSSYRHLDTDILLEKEEIINSLDWKEDSIIVIKMPEWEEAEHKKVEVNPTFIQIVNNKDKMIFRSENLRSNHFLFNPLIAKEYFYNTTIDNQRLRLGQFPVQNDEGKIIGQLTIGVSQQESYYVLHNLFITLCISFLILLLVLYCVIYFAASKAIAPVHRLIQAASGINDVNINTRLPLPENEDEIYKLATTINELLNRIDSSIQQQKQFTADASHEIRTPLAAIKGTLEVLLRKKREPEQYEEKIKEVLTQTDRLNHLLDQLLQLARLESGSIKKETVDLNNILKEAELKFGKQIQEKKICVTSTIAESVSVYANSIFLSVIVDNLFSNAVKYAATNGTINCSWNIDTKTFSITNDGTVITQQQIPLLFNRFYRADDSRNSLIPGNGLGLSIVKKLSDIQHIEIIVSSSKSNTIFSLKFPA; via the coding sequence ATGAAATTGAGTTTTAAAAAACGAATTGCTCTTTTTAACACCCTTGCTGTTGCTATAACAACGGCCATTGTATTTGTTATTATTTATGCAGTTGTTTATTTAAGTTCATACCGTCATCTTGATACCGATATTTTACTGGAAAAAGAGGAAATAATAAATTCACTTGACTGGAAAGAGGACAGTATAATCGTCATCAAAATGCCTGAATGGGAAGAAGCCGAACATAAAAAAGTAGAAGTCAATCCTACTTTTATTCAAATTGTAAATAACAAGGACAAGATGATTTTCAGATCGGAAAACCTGCGGTCGAATCACTTTTTATTTAACCCTTTGATTGCGAAAGAATATTTTTATAACACCACTATAGATAATCAACGGCTCAGGCTTGGACAATTTCCAGTTCAAAATGACGAAGGAAAAATTATCGGTCAACTGACAATCGGAGTTTCACAGCAGGAATCTTATTATGTATTACACAACCTTTTCATTACTCTTTGCATTTCATTCCTTATTCTTTTACTGGTACTATATTGTGTTATTTACTTTGCGGCTTCCAAAGCTATTGCTCCTGTACATCGGTTAATTCAGGCAGCTTCGGGCATTAATGATGTTAATATAAATACCCGCTTGCCATTGCCCGAGAATGAAGATGAAATTTACAAACTGGCAACTACTATAAATGAATTACTAAATAGAATAGATAGTAGCATTCAACAACAAAAACAATTTACTGCCGATGCTTCTCATGAAATAAGGACACCGCTTGCCGCCATCAAGGGCACCCTGGAAGTATTGCTTCGAAAAAAACGAGAACCGGAACAATACGAGGAAAAAATAAAAGAAGTGCTCACTCAAACAGACAGACTAAATCATTTGCTTGACCAACTATTGCAATTAGCTCGTCTTGAATCAGGTTCGATAAAAAAAGAAACAGTTGATCTAAATAATATTTTAAAAGAGGCAGAATTAAAATTTGGCAAACAAATACAGGAAAAGAAAATATGCGTTACATCAACCATTGCAGAATCCGTTTCAGTATATGCAAATAGCATTTTCTTATCTGTGATAGTAGACAATCTTTTTAGCAATGCTGTGAAATACGCAGCCACAAATGGAACAATAAATTGTAGTTGGAATATTGATACCAAAACATTCTCAATAACAAACGATGGTACAGTAATTACGCAACAACAAATACCGCTATTATTTAACCGGTTTTATCGTGCCGATGATTCAAGAAACTCTCTAATTCCAGGAAATGGCCTGGGACTGTCCATTGTTAAAAAATTGTCAGATATACAGCACATTGAAATAATTGTGTCCTCTTCTAAATCCAATACGATATTCTCTTTAAAATTCCCTGCATAA
- a CDS encoding rubrerythrin family protein → MKKLLIIPFTVLTTISFFLISCGNTNTDAAMKAPLQNKADNASQKSNKESGENEVKENEKDDKTSTEKSASDVSTADAKIKTLENIQAAFKGETTASAKYAAYSKKAEHDGYHQIALLFKAASIAENIHANNHKAVLQESGVATPTIKPEFSVKTTKENLQDAITGETYEATTMYPEFLTVANTAGNQLAIISLNYAYKTEKKHKVMYENALVALQNNTVKSLPTVFYVCPTCGNTYETTAPKRCGISMTSGEKFLTITSL, encoded by the coding sequence ATGAAAAAGCTATTAATTATTCCATTTACGGTATTAACAACAATAAGTTTCTTTCTTATCTCCTGCGGCAACACTAATACGGATGCCGCTATGAAAGCTCCTTTACAAAATAAGGCGGATAATGCCTCCCAGAAATCAAATAAAGAAAGTGGTGAAAACGAAGTAAAGGAAAATGAGAAAGATGATAAGACATCTACCGAAAAATCTGCAAGCGATGTATCAACTGCTGATGCCAAAATAAAAACATTAGAAAATATACAGGCTGCTTTTAAAGGCGAAACAACTGCCAGTGCAAAGTACGCCGCCTATTCCAAAAAGGCAGAGCACGATGGCTACCATCAGATTGCTTTGCTTTTTAAAGCTGCATCCATAGCAGAAAATATTCATGCAAATAATCATAAGGCAGTTCTACAGGAATCAGGTGTTGCTACGCCAACGATTAAACCGGAATTTTCTGTAAAGACAACCAAAGAAAATTTGCAGGATGCCATAACGGGCGAAACGTATGAAGCTACTACTATGTATCCTGAGTTTTTAACCGTAGCGAATACAGCAGGTAATCAGTTGGCAATAATAAGTTTAAATTATGCTTACAAAACAGAAAAGAAACACAAAGTGATGTATGAAAATGCATTGGTGGCTTTGCAGAATAATACAGTCAAATCATTGCCAACAGTATTTTATGTTTGTCCTACTTGTGGTAATACTTATGAAACAACCGCCCCTAAACGTTGCGGCATTTCAATGACCAGCGGAGAAAAATTTCTTACAATTACTTCACTGTAA
- a CDS encoding DUF2231 domain-containing protein: MNQVHLHLLITHLPIFGSILGGLVLGYGLWTKSNQTKNAAYFIFIISAISACIAYSTGEGAEEAVENIKGVSETIIKQHEDSAKYALISLIILGIMSVIVLVMSRFENLLIKPSSIIVLILSVISFVLVARTGYLGGQIRHTEISTGVVQYNNEGENDSD; encoded by the coding sequence ATGAACCAGGTACATTTGCATTTATTAATCACACATTTGCCGATTTTTGGGTCCATATTGGGTGGATTAGTTTTGGGGTATGGACTTTGGACAAAGAGCAATCAAACAAAAAATGCGGCCTATTTTATTTTTATCATCTCTGCCATTAGTGCATGTATAGCCTACTCAACAGGCGAGGGTGCCGAAGAAGCAGTTGAAAACATAAAAGGCGTATCAGAAACTATCATAAAGCAACATGAAGACTCGGCAAAGTATGCTTTGATAAGCCTGATTATATTAGGTATAATGTCGGTAATAGTCTTAGTAATGAGCCGTTTCGAAAATTTACTGATAAAACCCTCATCTATTATCGTTCTTATTCTTTCGGTTATAAGTTTTGTGCTGGTTGCCAGAACAGGCTACCTTGGCGGACAGATAAGACATACGGAAATTTCTACTGGTGTTGTTCAATATAATAATGAAGGAGAAAATGATAGTGATTAA
- a CDS encoding VIT1/CCC1 transporter family protein, translated as MTTSPNKNIQTEVDASFLYSKLADAESDTTIANVFRQMSAIEKNHAEAFLKKLNPASTGIFPPPSFRAKALITIGKIFGYDYVLGVLMDTEKSISTAVINAKNKNKLPINGSETNHVKILRSLLENESKVTGSNVAKFERRHRSVGGNALRAAVLGGNDGLVSNFSLVMGIAGATAGGSGVLLAGVAGLLAGALSMALGEWISVKSSQELHENQMQLEMDELETNPEGEQKELALIYIAKGIPEDQANTMAAEIMLDKNHAYEVLVKEELGINTEELKGSAMEAAVYSFILFAIGAVIPVIPFMFTSGITAISISVIGSAAGLFLIGAAITLFTGKSIWFSGFRQVLFGLIAAAITFGIGKLIGVSLAG; from the coding sequence ATGACTACATCTCCAAACAAAAATATTCAAACAGAAGTGGATGCTTCTTTTTTGTACAGCAAATTAGCAGATGCAGAATCTGATACAACGATTGCCAATGTATTCCGGCAAATGAGTGCTATAGAAAAAAATCATGCAGAGGCTTTTTTGAAAAAGTTGAATCCGGCATCAACTGGAATATTTCCACCACCATCTTTCAGAGCAAAGGCACTTATTACCATTGGTAAAATTTTTGGTTACGATTATGTGTTGGGGGTATTGATGGATACTGAAAAAAGTATTTCTACTGCTGTTATAAATGCCAAGAACAAAAATAAGTTACCCATTAACGGCAGCGAAACCAACCATGTAAAAATACTAAGGTCGCTTTTAGAAAATGAATCTAAGGTTACAGGAAGCAATGTAGCCAAATTTGAACGCAGGCACCGTTCTGTTGGAGGCAATGCTTTAAGGGCTGCAGTATTAGGCGGCAATGATGGTTTGGTTTCCAACTTTAGTTTAGTGATGGGTATTGCCGGGGCAACGGCAGGAGGTTCAGGTGTTTTGTTGGCTGGAGTGGCAGGATTATTAGCCGGTGCATTATCAATGGCATTAGGAGAATGGATTTCAGTTAAAAGTTCGCAGGAGTTGCATGAAAACCAAATGCAATTGGAGATGGATGAACTGGAAACAAATCCTGAAGGAGAACAAAAAGAGCTTGCATTAATCTATATTGCCAAAGGCATACCTGAAGATCAGGCAAATACCATGGCAGCAGAAATTATGCTGGATAAGAATCATGCATATGAAGTATTAGTGAAAGAAGAATTGGGCATCAACACAGAAGAACTGAAAGGCTCAGCTATGGAGGCTGCTGTTTATTCCTTTATACTTTTTGCCATTGGAGCTGTGATACCAGTTATTCCTTTTATGTTCACATCAGGTATAACAGCCATTAGCATTAGTGTTATTGGTAGTGCGGCTGGCTTATTTTTAATTGGTGCTGCCATTACGCTATTTACAGGTAAAAGTATTTGGTTCTCTGGTTTCAGGCAGGTATTATTTGGTTTGATTGCGGCGGCTATTACTTTTGGTATCGGAAAATTGATAGGCGTTTCTTTGGCGGGATAA
- a CDS encoding cation-translocating P-type ATPase, translating into MEIVSLEPSFSGLKDLDVPALVRQYGKNQFKAAREHGFIRMVWEIIKEPMFLMLLLACLLYFILGEVKEGLLMLAAMVFVGAISFFQGVKSSKALAALKKFTQPKVTVVRDGKEQIIFSEDLLPGDVLSLEEGNSVPADCTIFRSNDLSINESIITGESQPVDKNASEGYNQLFQGTTINSGKCYSTVTAIGNSTVLGKLGKSITAISTSRTLLQNQIGRFVKIMAAIGFVTFALIWLVNYLHSGSIIQSLLLGLTIAMAVVPEEIPVAFSSFMALGAFHMSKLGIITRQPLTIENLGAVSVICLDKTGTITENRMEVNSIYDFEKDMTEVIMPESAIKSSKVLRYARLASEQAAFDAMEKAIIAAYERVPQAQDQKEEMIREYPLNGTPPMMTHVYRMNGNIVVAGKGAPERIMNVCKMPPAAIVKINAVINAMAAKGLRLLGICSATFSEKEFPELQESFNWQFEGLLALYDPPKQGIKKEFDQWYAAGIKVKLITGDNKETAMHIAKQVGMQLNGAAITGEQLMTMTSAEIGKIAGEVVVFARMFPEAKLKIIEALKENGETVAMMGDGVNDGPALKSANIGIAMGGRGTEIAREASDLILTDDRLEKVTEAIKQGRKIYYNLKKAVRYIISIHIPIILTASLPLLLGWRFPNIFTPIHVIFLELIMGPTCSIFFEREPVESSIMIQPPRKTSHNMFTGKELLTSLIQGLVIALGILSLYYGFMQSGYAIEYVRTVIFLTLVISNVFLTFVNRSFQENIFKTIRFKNNLVPFVLFASLLFIAGIAFIPFVQSVFQLTRISARDFMLCAAVSLFITGWFEVYKTLLKKK; encoded by the coding sequence ATGGAAATCGTAAGTTTAGAACCCAGTTTTTCAGGCTTGAAAGACCTGGACGTACCAGCACTCGTCAGGCAATATGGTAAAAATCAATTCAAAGCAGCCCGGGAACATGGGTTTATCAGAATGGTCTGGGAGATCATAAAGGAACCCATGTTTCTGATGCTTCTCCTTGCCTGCCTGTTATATTTCATCCTGGGAGAGGTAAAAGAAGGACTGCTGATGCTGGCTGCAATGGTCTTTGTAGGAGCTATTTCTTTTTTCCAGGGGGTCAAAAGCTCCAAAGCCTTGGCGGCGCTCAAAAAATTCACGCAGCCAAAGGTTACGGTAGTGAGAGATGGGAAAGAGCAGATCATATTCTCGGAGGACCTGCTACCTGGCGATGTATTGTCGCTGGAAGAAGGCAACAGCGTTCCCGCCGATTGTACAATTTTTCGTTCCAACGATCTGAGCATCAATGAATCAATTATTACCGGAGAATCTCAGCCGGTGGATAAAAATGCATCGGAGGGGTATAACCAGCTCTTCCAGGGAACAACCATAAATTCGGGAAAATGTTACTCAACCGTCACCGCCATTGGTAACAGCACTGTTTTAGGAAAGTTGGGAAAATCCATCACCGCTATTTCAACTTCCAGAACGCTGTTACAGAATCAGATTGGGCGATTCGTGAAAATTATGGCGGCCATTGGCTTTGTCACCTTTGCTTTGATCTGGTTAGTCAATTATCTTCATTCTGGAAGTATTATTCAAAGCCTCCTATTAGGCCTTACTATCGCGATGGCCGTTGTGCCGGAGGAAATTCCCGTGGCGTTTTCCTCTTTTATGGCGCTCGGGGCATTCCATATGTCAAAACTGGGTATCATAACACGGCAACCGCTCACTATAGAAAATCTTGGGGCTGTAAGCGTCATTTGCCTTGATAAAACGGGCACCATCACCGAAAATAGAATGGAAGTCAACAGTATCTATGATTTTGAAAAAGACATGACCGAAGTTATTATGCCGGAAAGTGCTATTAAGAGCAGTAAAGTGCTCAGATACGCAAGGTTGGCCAGTGAACAAGCGGCTTTTGATGCTATGGAAAAAGCTATCATAGCAGCTTATGAACGAGTTCCCCAGGCACAGGACCAAAAGGAAGAAATGATCCGGGAATACCCGTTAAATGGCACGCCACCCATGATGACCCATGTTTACAGGATGAACGGCAACATCGTTGTTGCAGGAAAGGGAGCGCCTGAGAGAATAATGAATGTGTGTAAAATGCCCCCTGCAGCTATCGTAAAAATAAATGCAGTGATCAACGCTATGGCGGCCAAAGGGCTTCGCTTACTAGGGATTTGTTCTGCTACTTTCAGCGAAAAGGAATTCCCGGAACTGCAGGAGAGCTTTAACTGGCAGTTCGAGGGCCTGCTCGCTTTGTATGATCCTCCTAAACAGGGAATAAAAAAGGAATTTGACCAATGGTATGCCGCAGGCATAAAAGTAAAGCTCATAACAGGCGATAATAAAGAGACTGCTATGCATATTGCTAAGCAGGTCGGCATGCAATTGAATGGTGCCGCTATCACGGGCGAACAATTAATGACCATGACGTCAGCCGAAATTGGCAAAATAGCGGGGGAAGTAGTTGTTTTTGCCAGGATGTTTCCAGAGGCCAAGCTGAAGATCATTGAAGCATTGAAAGAAAACGGCGAGACCGTTGCCATGATGGGAGACGGTGTGAACGATGGCCCGGCCCTGAAATCAGCCAATATCGGCATAGCGATGGGCGGCAGGGGCACGGAGATTGCCAGGGAAGCCTCAGACCTTATTCTTACTGATGACCGCCTGGAAAAAGTAACTGAAGCAATAAAACAGGGAAGAAAGATCTACTATAACCTCAAAAAAGCCGTTCGCTACATCATTTCCATTCATATACCGATTATACTTACGGCCTCCCTTCCTTTATTACTGGGTTGGAGGTTCCCCAATATCTTCACCCCTATTCATGTGATATTTCTTGAACTGATCATGGGCCCAACCTGCTCCATCTTTTTTGAAAGAGAGCCTGTGGAAAGCTCGATTATGATCCAGCCGCCCAGAAAGACATCTCATAACATGTTCACCGGAAAGGAACTGCTCACCAGTCTTATCCAAGGGTTGGTAATCGCACTCGGAATTCTTTCCCTGTACTATGGTTTTATGCAAAGCGGTTATGCGATCGAATATGTCAGGACAGTTATATTCCTTACGCTTGTAATCAGTAATGTATTTCTCACCTTCGTCAATCGGTCCTTCCAGGAAAATATTTTTAAAACCATTCGGTTCAAAAATAATTTGGTACCTTTTGTCCTGTTTGCCTCGCTGCTATTTATCGCAGGAATAGCCTTTATTCCCTTTGTACAGAGTGTGTTTCAATTAACCCGGATAAGCGCGAGAGATTTTATGCTCTGCGCGGCAGTAAGCCTGTTTATAACAGGATGGTTTGAAGTTTACAAAACGCTTTTAAAAAAGAAATAA
- a CDS encoding AI-2E family transporter, translating into MKEIPVSVRRALELLGLFLTGAVIVMGKIVVMPLLMAFFVSLLLLPVFRFFRKLKVPVAIAIFLPIAGLTISVLLIGWLFSNQVGILLTDFPRIAHNVTKHLDTLSIWIGHVFGFSPTEQLKFINEQSNKLFGLAGSLVSGAVVSATGIFLFFGLLPVYIYLIILYKSLFVKFVLLWFEQDKYENVEITMRQIESMVKSYLVGLLIQIAYITLLLGGALALFGIKNSLLIGLMFAFLNLIPYLGALIGNILGVLITLVSSDRIVDILIVLGTIAVVQFFDNNILMPRIVGGKVKLNAFISLVGIIIGGAMTGISGMFLALPVIAVLKIVFDHSEKFKKWGILFGDDTPATKSALIKFKK; encoded by the coding sequence ATGAAAGAAATCCCTGTTAGTGTAAGGCGGGCGCTGGAATTGCTTGGGCTGTTCCTGACTGGCGCGGTCATAGTGATGGGAAAGATCGTAGTCATGCCGCTCCTGATGGCCTTTTTTGTAAGCCTGCTATTGCTTCCCGTATTTCGATTTTTCAGAAAATTGAAGGTGCCGGTAGCGATTGCAATTTTTTTGCCGATTGCAGGATTGACCATCAGTGTGTTACTTATCGGATGGTTGTTTTCCAATCAGGTAGGCATTCTTCTGACGGACTTTCCGCGAATAGCGCACAACGTTACAAAACACCTGGATACGTTGAGTATATGGATCGGCCATGTTTTCGGATTTTCTCCAACGGAACAGTTGAAATTTATCAACGAACAAAGCAACAAGCTTTTCGGGTTGGCAGGCAGCCTGGTGAGCGGAGCTGTTGTCTCAGCCACTGGTATTTTTCTATTTTTCGGATTATTACCGGTATATATCTACCTGATCATTTTATACAAAAGCCTCTTTGTAAAATTTGTATTACTATGGTTCGAGCAGGACAAATACGAAAATGTAGAAATTACGATGCGGCAGATCGAAAGCATGGTTAAAAGTTACCTTGTCGGGTTGCTTATACAGATCGCCTATATTACCCTGCTTTTGGGAGGTGCGCTGGCCTTGTTCGGAATAAAAAATTCCTTATTAATAGGGCTAATGTTCGCTTTCCTGAACCTCATCCCTTACCTGGGTGCATTGATCGGCAATATTCTGGGCGTATTGATCACGCTGGTCTCATCTGATCGTATTGTAGATATCCTGATCGTGTTGGGCACTATTGCGGTCGTTCAGTTTTTTGATAACAACATATTAATGCCGCGTATTGTTGGTGGTAAGGTTAAGCTAAACGCATTTATTTCCCTGGTGGGTATCATCATCGGAGGAGCGATGACGGGCATATCGGGCATGTTCCTGGCACTGCCTGTTATAGCAGTACTAAAAATAGTATTCGACCATTCCGAAAAATTTAAGAAATGGGGCATTCTATTCGGAGATGATACACCAGCAACAAAGTCAGCGTTAATAAAATTTAAAAAATGA
- a CDS encoding transposase: MLPHLSKGKRGFKARIDLVKVVLLILKRMKTGCQWRELCICEYFDKGATSWQNIHRYFLKWSKDGSFKRAWINLLSCNKKLLDLSSAQLDGSHTPVKRGGQAVGYQGRKASKTSNSLFLCDNRGQMLTVSTAQSGEHNDLYDIVKLFKEMIGVLEQSDINCNGIFVNADPGFDSEDLKQVCIDYEIELNVKPNLRNQKKQSDEYRYFDDQLYKRRTKIEHANA; this comes from the coding sequence ATTTTACCACATTTAAGCAAAGGCAAAAGAGGCTTTAAGGCCAGGATAGATTTAGTAAAAGTGGTTCTGTTGATTTTAAAGCGAATGAAAACAGGCTGCCAGTGGCGAGAGTTGTGTATTTGCGAATATTTTGATAAAGGGGCGACCTCTTGGCAAAATATTCACAGGTATTTTTTAAAATGGAGTAAAGACGGTTCATTCAAGAGGGCTTGGATCAATCTTTTATCTTGTAATAAGAAACTGCTGGATCTGTCAAGCGCCCAGTTAGATGGTAGCCATACACCAGTCAAACGTGGTGGCCAGGCGGTAGGTTATCAAGGCAGAAAAGCTTCAAAGACCAGTAATAGTTTGTTCTTATGTGACAACAGAGGTCAGATGCTGACCGTATCAACGGCGCAAAGTGGAGAGCATAATGACTTATACGATATAGTGAAGCTCTTTAAAGAAATGATCGGGGTTCTGGAACAATCCGATATCAATTGCAATGGAATATTTGTAAATGCCGATCCTGGATTTGACAGCGAAGATTTAAAACAAGTATGCATTGACTACGAGATTGAATTAAATGTAAAACCCAACTTGCGAAATCAAAAGAAGCAAAGTGATGAATACCGATATTTTGATGATCAACTTTACAAAAGACGAACAAAAATTGAACATGCCAATGCCTGA
- a CDS encoding helix-turn-helix transcriptional regulator, with translation MAELLGVSKRTVSSWETGENEPQPKMRRRIDEIFKSRGERPIEEPVLAIDRTIIIEALHSISKIECYLLNNIVLL, from the coding sequence ATGGCTGAATTACTTGGCGTTTCAAAGAGAACCGTAAGTAGTTGGGAGACCGGAGAGAATGAACCTCAGCCGAAAATGCGTAGAAGAATAGATGAGATTTTTAAATCAAGAGGAGAAAGGCCTATTGAAGAGCCGGTATTAGCAATTGACCGTACTATTATTATTGAAGCTCTTCATTCAATTTCAAAAATTGAATGCTATCTTCTGAATAATATTGTATTGTTATAG